The sequence caacaccagatccccaacccattgagcaaggccagggattgaacccttgtccttatgggtactggtcgggttcgttaacgctgagccacaatgggaactccttagagtaTGTATACTAGTGTAGGCATGTTTGTGTgcatatggtttttttttgttgttgtttgatttACAAACAAAACTTGTATTCTTAAATTCCACATACAGCAATAATGGTATGACCAATGTCATTTGTGAACTTAGATTCTGAAACTAATGATATGTTACATTAAAAGGAACAACATTCGAAAACACCCCCAAAGAAGATAAACCTGTGTTAACATACAGAAGAGGGACACAAAGCAGGATACACTGTGTTCCCAAAGCCACACTCCAGCCCTCCAGTACTTAGAAAGttgactgctttttaaaattatttttattactcaatgaatttattacatttatagttgtacaatgatcaccacaatccaattgtataggatttccatcccacaaccccagtgcattcccccacccccaaactgtctcctttggaaaccatgagtttcTCGAAGTCTGTtaagtcagtatctattctgcaaagttcattcttcttttcagattccacacatcaGTGAAAgctttgatgttggtatctcattgtacgactgacttcacttagcatgataatttctaggtccatccatgttgctaaaaaatgccagtatgtcgttccttttaatggctgagtaatattccattgtgtatatgtaccacatcttctttataaccactcctctgtcgatggacatttaggttgtttccatgtcttggctattgcaaatagtgctgcaatgaacactgaggtacatatgtctttgcgagtcatagctttctctggagagatgcccaggagtgggattgctggatcaaatggaagttctctttttagttttctgaggaatctccatactgttttccatagtggttgcacaaatttacaatcccaccaacagtgtaatagggttcctttttctctacaccctctccagcactaattgtttgtagactttttgatgatggccattctggttggtgtaaggtggtacctcatagtggttttgatttgcatttctctaataatgactgatgttgaacatcgtgtttttcggccatctgtatgtcttctttggagaattgtctgtttagatcttctgcccatttttttgatgggttgtttttttttttggtattgagtggtaggaggtgtttataaattttggagattaatcccttgtcagtcgcttcatttgcaaatattttctcccattctgtgggttgtctttttgctttgtttagggtttcctttgctgtgcagaaacttttaagtttgattaggtcccttttatttttgtttttactgtcattactctataAGAGgcggatctgagaaaatgttgctgtcatttatgtcgaagagtgtttggcctatgttttcctctaagagttttatagaatctggtcttatatttaggtctttaatccattttgagtttatttttgtgtatggtattaggaaatgttctaatttcattcttttccatgtggctgtgcagttttcccagcaccacttattgaacaagctgtcttttctccattgtatattcttgcctcctttgtcatagattagtcaactgtaggtacgtgggtttaattctgggctttatatcctgttccactgatctatatttctttgtgccaataccatacagttttgatgacttttggtttgcagtatagtctgaagtcagggagcctgagccctatttttctttttcaggatgtctttggctattctgggtcttttgtgcttccaaacaaactttaaaatcttttgttcaagttctgtgaaaaatgtccttggttatTTGATAgtgattgtattgaatctgtagattgcctggggtagtatagtcattttgataatattaactctttcaatccaaaatcatggtatgtctttccatctatttgtgtcatctttgatttctttcattagcatcttgtagttttcagagtacaggtcttttgtctttttaggtaggcttacccttaggtattttattcttttggatgtgatggtaaatgggattgcttccctaatttctccttctgatctttcattgttagtatatagaaatgctgtcgacttctgtacattaattttgtatcctgtgactttgtcaaattcattgatgagctctaacagttttctggtagagtctttaggattctctaggtatagtatgtgtgcatatgtatctgtgtgtgctCAAGGGCTGGTTTCATGAGTGGGTGGCCTCCTACAGTTGCAAAGGATCCCATGCTTAGAAGGGTCACTTGCTTGATTTAATGCTCTACTGTCttgaaattataaacaaattttGAACAAGGGACCCTGAAATCACAAGCCTGTCCTGTGCTTATGTATGTGCGTGTACATGAGGGTGTATGAATACGtttgtgtgttcatgtgtgtgcacacatgtaaGTGAGTGCTCATGTATGAACAGTGCTTTTCAAACAACAAGATCCATAGCTTTCAACAGACTCAGGGGGATCTGGACCCAGCAAAGTTTAAAAGCCtctgaggaggagttcccatcatggcacaggcaAAATGGATCAgcctagaaaccatgaggtcgcaggtttgatccctggccttgctcagtgggttaaggatccagcgttgccgtgagctgtggtgtaggttgcagatgcagctcggatctggtgttgctgtggctctggtgtaggctggtggctatagctctgattcgacccctagcctgggaacctccatatgccaggggtgtggccctgaaaagacaaaaaagacaaaataaataattaaataaaagccTCTGAGGACCTTTTTGGGGAGGGCAGAGTAGAGAGGAGAGGGGACAATGGGAATAATTCACTCAGTCTGATACAAGGCTGGGCCTATCGGTGGCCCCAAGGCCCTCTTTCCCATCTTGTCAAAGCACTTGTCATGTAGCCTGTGACTGTTCCTTTATTATGGGTCTCCTCCCAGAGAAGGTAAGTTCTACCAGAGCAGGAACCATGTCTAACTCTTTTGCACAGAACCTGACATatagcaggtgttcaataaacactTCTATAAATAAATCGGTCATAATCCAAGCAGATGCTCTCAGAATTCCTACTTCCTACATGCACATTTCTTTTGTCTCGTCACAGCCTTCTGGGATTGGAAGGGACAAGGGCTCCATGCCTCTGCCATCAGACAGGAAGGACATCTCAAAGCCTGCCCTTGACCTAATGCTATCTTGTGCCTCTTGCAGAGTCTGATGCCTAATATGCCAGATGACTACGGCTATGACGCCACACCTTCCATAGAAGACTACGGGAACTTCACCTTCACTGACCTCTTCTGCAAGAAAAACCATGTCAGGCAGTTTGCAAGCCACTTCCTCCCGCCATTGTACTGGCTCGTGTTCATCGTGGGTGCCGTGGGCAACAGTTTGGTCATCCTTGTCTACTGGTACTGCACAAGGGTGAAGACCATGACTGACATGTTCCTTCTGAATTTGGCAATCGCTGACCTTCTCTTTCTTGTCACCCTTCCTTTCTGGGCCATTGCCGCCGCTGACCAGTGGAAATTCCAGACCTTCATGTGCAAAGTGGTCAACAGCATGTACAAGATGAACTTCTACAGCTGTGTGCTGCTGATCATGTGCATCAGTGTGGACCGGTATATCGCCATTGCTCAGGCCATGAGGGCGCAGACTTGGAGGCAGAAGAGGCTTCTGTATAGCAAGCTGGTTTGCTTTACTGTATGGGTGATGGCGGCTGCGCTCTGCATCCCAGAACTCCTGTACAGCCAAGTCAAGGAGGAACATGACATTGCTATCTGCACCATGGTTTACCCAAGTGACGAGAGCACCAATCTGAAGTCGGCTGTCTTGACCCTGAAGGTCATCCTGGGGTTCTTCCTCCCCTTTGTGGTCATGGCTTGCTGCTACACCATCATCATCCACACTCTGATACAAGCCAAGAAGTCCTCCAAGCACAAGGCCCTGAAGGTCACCATCACTGTGCTCACTGTCTTCGTCTTATCTCAGTTTCCCTACAACTGTGTTCTGCTGGTGCAGACCATCGACGCCTACACCATGTTCATCTCCAGCTGTGCCGTTTCCACTAACATTGACATCTGCTTCCAGGTTACTCAAACCATTGCCTTTTTCCACAGCTGCCTGAACCCTGTTCTCTATGTGTTTGTGGGTGAGAGGTTCCGCCGGGATCTTGTGAAGACCCTGAAGAACTTGGGGTGCATtagccaggctcagtgggtttcGTTCACAAGGAGAGAGGGCAGCCTGAAGCTGTCGTCTATGTTGCTGGAGACAACCTCAGGAGCCCTCTCCTTGTGAGGGACCTTCTCCCTGAGGTGGATGGTCCTTTTGGAAGTAATAAGAAATAACAGCTTCCCTACCCCTGGGACCAGAGGGaagccagagaagaaaaggaagtgagaggaaaaaaaaaaaaacaaactcagaaaaggATGAATTTGAATAACATCATGGCTTTTCAACAGGATTTGCCAAGCCAGAGTTTTCAAAATTGACTGGCTGTCCCAGGACACTGTTGACTGGCTCTTGGCTGTAATACCTGCAGTTTTCAAAGAACTAATGAGCAGCATCACAGGCCTCCCTGGCTTTACCACTTGCCTGAGCATTAATGCAGCTGACCTCTGGAGGAGGCGTTTGGTTTCTCAGTGCACTatgaattgctgtggctccagttctgAGGACACAGAAGCATTGACCACTGCCACAGTTCACAAATGCACAAGGCTTCATGACAACTTCCATCTGTGAGGAATTTCTACCCTGGTTTGGGTCCTGATACCCATGCCAGGTCTTAGAGATTCTTGACCCAGAATCTTTCCAAACCACCTCAGATCTAATTTCCTTCTGGTCTCCATGATCTGTTTTGGGCCAGCGAGGGTCCTCACTCCTGTTTTGAAACTATCTGCAGCACTGGGCACTGAGCCCCTGGGCAACTAAACATACCAAGCACGTCCCTGGATTCTGCTGGCTTTCAAGCCACTTCTGCTGAAGGTGCTGTGATTCCAGGTCTGGCTGCAGTGCTGATCTGGGCAAGGATGCAGCCTGTCCACTGGTGTCATGGCAGTGGTCCTCTCAGCCCGTGTGGGAGATTACGAAGCTGAGCTGGTAGGAATGTGGCTCTGTCATGGACTCATTCTCTAGAGCACCCTGCCTGATTGTCCACTCTGACTGCTCCCTATAAAATGGGTTGGTCCTATTGGGCCTCTTGTTTCTGAGGCCACTGGAAGGATATTTGCCCCATGCTTCTCTTTTTTATACTGTATAGTGctaacatgtttaaaaaaaaaaaagcgctttCACCTTAGAGATTAGGCTGAAGAAAAAGGGAACATAATTCACCTTTGCTCTGTGTCTTTCTTTTGACTATTTGGCAAATGTACcacatttaaatttcatttattggaAAGGTCGTTTTTTTAATAACTGCTTAAAAATATCCATTACTTGTCACTTTCTTCACCCTGTCGCTATACATTAAATGTGTACAGCTGGAGATCAGACAGCCACATTAGAGTGAGAAGAATAAGAGACTGGGGCAAGGAAATAACTTTTCATAAATACCTTCAAACAATCTGAGCTGATCAGTTTTTAATCTCTCCTCTGGTTAAACTTATCTTCCAAGTTTTTCCAGGTTAGTTCAATGGAATTTCCAAGGAGGACTATTACAGCAGCATCACAAAccatcctggctttgccacttgcCTCAGAGGAAGCACCTGATTTTCCTTGTGGGCTGTGAATTGCTAGTTTCACTTCCAAGGAGGACACAAAAGCTAGGGATTCTGCCATattgtctctcttctccttgccTATGTCTAGACTACAGGTTAGTAAGAAATAAAGTGAGCAGAAAATGGGCAGCAACATGGGAGAGCAAGGGTTTGATGACAGGGCTCACCAACCCATCCTGGGTGTGGGCTTTTGGTGGCAAATAAGCACTGGCCATGGACCAGCACATCATCATGGGCCCCGGCACAACGAGACCCACCTATGGTCAAGTGGAGGATGAACTCCCCAAGGCAGTCCATGGACAGAGATGTTCATCCACACAGACACCCTTTCCAGAAGACGCAGACAACCCTCTGAGGAACTTAGAAGAATAAACAGCAGGCATGGGCCAAACCTAAATAACCTTGTGCAGTTAAGTGGGAGAACTTAACTGAGCTTGGCTTTTCCATCCCATGTCCTTTCAGTACTGTGGTTCTGCTACTATACATCATGGGGGACCTGGTGGAGCTGAGCATGGAGGGAGAGGAGCAAAGAGGAAGGGCAGAGGCATGACTGTGCCTGATGAAACTACTCTAGTCTAGAGGCCACCACAATGGAGATTTAATGGGAGTTTAGTGGTAGATAAGGCTTTGGCCAATGCACACTGGCCTGGGGGAAAATGCCAGGGACTCTACTTTTTCCCCTCTGATTTTTAAGAGAGGAGATGTGGGAACACCACAAGAACAACAAACCCTCTGTTGTGCCCTAACGCACAATGACCACGCCTAGATCCAAGGTCCCTTAGGACCTGACTGTCAAGATTGAACTGTCCCAGTCCTAACACAGCTCCTATGTAGGATTAAAGACATGCTGCAGctgtattatattttaaagatttaagtaTCCTTTGCTGGCAAATTGTCTTAGTTTTTAAATGATTGCATAAAATAGGGCCATTAATGTTCAAAATAAACTAGGTTTTAGTAGTTGATTTATCCTAAGATAAAAACGCTAGAAGAATCGATACGGAGAAATCCATAAGAAAGTTGTGATCCATTCAACATTTCTAAAAAATAGGCTATGTGACTACTTTTttgaaataatgataaaagagGATTATAAGatacatataataatttttttttgtcttttttgccatttcttgggccgctccggtggcacacggaggttcccaggctaggggtcgaatcgatgccgtagccatgggcctatgccagagccacagcaacatgggatccaagccatgtctgtgacccacaccacagctcacggcaatgctggatccctaacccactgagcaaggcaagggatcgaaccggcaacctcatgcttcctagtcggatatgttaaccactgagccacgaagggaattccaagATACagataattacattttaatggaactctataaagcagaaaaatcaaGAAACCGACTGACATATGACGTGTTTTCacgtttttcttttgaaaaagcaaTTGGCTTTtccattgaaaaaaattttaaacgaATTTTAGGTCAACACTCATAACATACAGATGGGGATCGCTGTTTTGAAGTGGTCAGCTTGCATGACTAGAGATTTGGTCTTTGGGGACTGTCTTTCAGGCCTACAGAATCCTCATTCGTACATTCAGCCAACTTGTGTGTGCACCCCGAGCGCCAGTCCCTTTCTATCACTGAGGTTATGAGAACACCATGGTCCTGTCCCTCGAGATGCTTACGTTCTAGCAATCTGGGCAAGCCAAGTCTCAAGTGTGGTTCCCTTGGCTGAAAAATCATGAGGCTAGTGTCCTTGTATGGCCTGTGAACTGGTCTGCAGACTGTTTCCAGGATACGCAGCCTCTGTGGGTGACCGAGCCCTCAGACAGCAACTGTGTGTATGTGCCAAACACACCCCGCAGACAACGCCTTGTATAGAGCCAACATACTGTGTTGAATggatacatttgttaaaattttaaattagtcaTTTCTCAAACGTGTGTGCTTCATGTAACAGAAAGCGGATGCcagaaaactttagaaaataaaaaaattaagattagcAACTCTGAGCAATATGACGTCTTGTCCTTTGGGTATTAACACCGTCCTGTTACCCACGGCAGCCTGAAAGGAGCTGGCAGTCAAGGGCAGCTGGCCAGAGGGACACTGAACACCAGTTCCTCTCCAAAGCCTGATGAGGGGCTCAGAccgcccccgccccaaccccTGCAAGGGGCGTGTGGTTATAATTTCCTCCGCCTGTCCAGTGCAGCCACTACAAATAGTCCCACACAAGGAAGCAACCAGCTCCAGGGAGCTCCTTCCACTTAGACCTGTTTCCCTCACAATGTGGGGGTTACTCAGAGCATTTCTGTGACGGGCTTAAACGTGCAGCAAAGCTGCCATGAAGCCTGAAACCTCTGGACACCCCCCAACTGTCTTTTTGCTTCAGTAAATGGAAAGCTGGCACACACTATGGCTGTTGTCTTGCAGTGGGTGTGCTTGGTTTTCCAATCTTGAGTTGGCCTCACTGGCTGGAGCTTCCCATGGGGTCCAGGTCAAGGCATGGGCAGAAGCATCGCCCCACCCGACCCTAATCTCTGTCCCTCAGTGGAACCGACATCTCTCCACtgatgcttctcctcctcctccactccaGTCAACACATCTCAAAGTGAGGTCTGGTCGAGGGGCTCTAAATggctaagaaaaaggaaataatcacagCCTCCAGCACCTACACCTCACACATTCTGGATGCCTGAATCTCTCTCTTCATTCGAAATACAGTTACTGATTGGTTACTCTGCATGATTAATAAATAGCAGGGCTTTAGAATTATTATCACAACCACAACTCTATGGTGCTTCTGCAACACAGTTTCTTCTGCCCCATCCCATCTGGCCCTCCTGTTAGAGCTGTGGTTTGGGCCAGAATCCTCTGGGGAGGGAGTGCTTCTGTAATCAATTCCATATAAGTGCTATAGACAAACAAATAGCTAATGTCCCTTTCAATGTCTGTATTATAAAAACTTACCAAAGACATGCAATTGTGTTTCTCTAATACATGACTCTTGATGAGTTCTCTCCACTCTTGATATATTTATCCTTCATATTCAAACATGGTACACAGGCTaagtaaaaaaaatctctgtggtCAAATGGAGAGGCAGCAACtggatctccttttttttttttttattaaaaaaatttgtgtgtgtgttgcattttttttttttttaacttttagggctgcacccccagcatacggaggtccccaggctaggagtcaaatggagctacagctgcctgcctaagccgcagccacagcaatgaggatccaagccgcgtctgcaacctgaatcacagctcacggcaacgtcagagccttaacccactgagcaaggccacggattgaacccatgtcctcatggtgcctggtcagattcgtttctgctgtgccatgacaggaacacatCATCTCCAGCAGCCAGTTCCTTCAGGTTCTGCCTCTGCTGCATAGTGCAGCCCTGGCCAGAGCCAAGTGGCCCAAGGCCCCCTGCAACCAAcacctgggaggtggggtggagccTATTAGCCTGATGGGGGTGCACTGATGGGCAGCATCTGCTTCAGAGCTTCCCGCCAGGCTGGTGACATTTGCTGGGCTTGGGTCTCAGTTGGactcctccctctgcccaatcCTGTTTCCTCCTACTTCCCTTCATAGGTGTTGACCCCTAATAGACAAATAGACACCTTGCCCCCAAATTCCCAGCTCAGCAACCACTTCTAGAGAAGTCAGCTTGCAAGTCTTTTCACCAGGGGTAGCCAATTGTCAGAGCCTGTTTGAGTACTGCAGGGTAAACAGCATGGGGGGTCCAGAGCAACACAGAAGCATCAGTCACAGTACTCATCTCAGGAGGCTGGGAGCATGGGCCCTAACTGGTCTTAATTCAACCATCAGCAGACCTtcttacagagttcccattgtggctcagctggttaagaacctggcatagtatccgtgaggatgcaggttcaatccatggctttgttcagtgtgttaagaacctggtattgctgcaagttgcaaagtaggtcacagatgggactcagatctagtgttgctgaagctgtagcgtaggccagcagctgcagctctgattcagcccctagcctgggaacttccatatgccccaggtgcggccataaaaagaaaaaagaaaaagaaagtataagcaGACCTTCTTGTGCACCAATAGTCAGCTGGGCCCCGCAGTATACAGGACAGACACTTTTTCTCACCACCATGAACTTGCCCAGTGTAATGCGGTGAATAGTTGTTAAGGCAAGAAATGAACCTAGGCATATCTGGTGTTCACACCTTGCTTTTTGCTCACAATGCCATCCTACCTTGCCTGATGTGGTCAGACAAATCATCCACTGCTTTGGAAGGTCAACCAGCAATTTTTTCCAAGTATCAGGGGAGGCAAAAGATGGATGGGCACAGCCACGGCCAGCACTCC is a genomic window of Sus scrofa isolate TJ Tabasco breed Duroc chromosome 13, Sscrofa11.1, whole genome shotgun sequence containing:
- the CCR9 gene encoding C-C chemokine receptor type 9, coding for MVPTEAASLMPNMPDDYGYDATPSIEDYGNFTFTDLFCKKNHVRQFASHFLPPLYWLVFIVGAVGNSLVILVYWYCTRVKTMTDMFLLNLAIADLLFLVTLPFWAIAAADQWKFQTFMCKVVNSMYKMNFYSCVLLIMCISVDRYIAIAQAMRAQTWRQKRLLYSKLVCFTVWVMAAALCIPELLYSQVKEEHDIAICTMVYPSDESTNLKSAVLTLKVILGFFLPFVVMACCYTIIIHTLIQAKKSSKHKALKVTITVLTVFVLSQFPYNCVLLVQTIDAYTMFISSCAVSTNIDICFQVTQTIAFFHSCLNPVLYVFVGERFRRDLVKTLKNLGCISQAQWVSFTRREGSLKLSSMLLETTSGALSL